In Flavobacterium sp. N1736, the following are encoded in one genomic region:
- a CDS encoding L-rhamnose mutarotase: MTTQKICLALDLKDDPALISEYTTLHKNVWPEIIESIKSSGISVLDIYCTGNRLFMIIEADAYFSFEKKSKSDAENPKVQEWETLMWKFQQALPWAKEGEKWVLMERIFEL, translated from the coding sequence ATGACCACACAAAAAATTTGTTTAGCCTTAGATTTAAAAGACGATCCTGCTTTAATTAGCGAATATACAACACTCCATAAAAACGTTTGGCCAGAGATTATTGAAAGCATCAAAAGCAGCGGAATTTCTGTTTTGGATATTTATTGTACCGGCAACAGATTGTTTATGATTATTGAAGCTGATGCTTATTTTTCATTCGAAAAAAAATCAAAATCAGATGCTGAAAACCCAAAAGTTCAGGAATGGGAAACCTTAATGTGGAAATTTCAACAAGCTTTGCCCTGGGCAAAAGAAGGCGAAAAATGGGTTTTAATGGAAAGGATTTTTGAGTTGTAG
- a CDS encoding T9SS type A sorting domain-containing protein → MKKMYTLIFLFTALGAVAQVDCTVKLAKAKQILDSNKLYKNYSQLFQDISSCAESGDPMAQNYVGLMYVYGMGTEKDEAKGFTYIENAAKSGNAIAQNNLAVLYLHGYGCKIDLNKAIEWFHKAIDQKNARATYLLGYMYMKGFGVPQNYKLATEWYKKSDYEMAKHWLGVCYYLGYGVPQDTEKALECFYGNKTPNSVAFLRNLKTEKRDLVLNQAENAIHEANKGDKKIDPELIADSREIVVSGEALHQNIKQKNIVGEWTGRFVEYDWSGTTPQRILPIDISLSKNEQGDLHTKIIFEGKTFENTALLKDNVLFVNDLKFKLDQLYPHDFKNEKLNFEILGMNLTLKTHNNVPYLLADIDSFIDNWREPGMPVTLVLRPKNNTVSAQDEALLLALASQKAEFIKVYPVPFNEQLYIAFDLKEPAQVQLNLISVATAQTQKVAVTNLEAGNQSFTVDTANLSKGFYIVQVQENSKVHTRTIIKK, encoded by the coding sequence ATGAAAAAGATGTATACCCTTATTTTCCTGTTCACAGCTCTGGGAGCTGTAGCGCAGGTTGACTGCACAGTCAAATTAGCAAAAGCTAAACAAATTTTAGACAGTAATAAACTTTATAAAAATTACAGTCAGCTATTTCAGGACATTTCATCGTGCGCAGAGTCCGGAGATCCAATGGCTCAAAACTATGTGGGACTTATGTATGTGTACGGCATGGGTACAGAAAAAGATGAAGCCAAAGGATTTACCTATATCGAAAATGCAGCCAAAAGTGGCAACGCGATAGCCCAAAACAATTTGGCGGTTTTATATCTCCACGGATATGGCTGTAAAATAGATTTAAACAAGGCTATTGAATGGTTTCATAAGGCTATTGATCAAAAAAATGCCCGGGCCACTTACTTATTAGGCTATATGTACATGAAAGGTTTTGGTGTACCGCAAAATTACAAACTGGCAACAGAATGGTATAAAAAAAGCGACTATGAAATGGCAAAACACTGGTTGGGAGTTTGCTATTATTTAGGATACGGTGTGCCTCAGGATACAGAGAAAGCTCTGGAATGTTTCTACGGAAATAAAACGCCTAACAGTGTCGCTTTTTTAAGAAACCTAAAAACAGAAAAACGAGATCTGGTTTTAAATCAGGCAGAAAATGCCATTCATGAAGCCAATAAAGGAGATAAAAAAATTGATCCTGAACTAATTGCTGACAGCAGGGAAATTGTGGTTTCGGGAGAAGCGCTACACCAAAATATCAAACAAAAAAACATTGTAGGCGAATGGACAGGACGTTTTGTAGAATACGACTGGTCAGGAACTACACCGCAGCGCATTTTGCCTATAGACATAAGTTTAAGTAAAAATGAACAAGGCGATTTACACACTAAAATAATTTTTGAAGGCAAAACTTTTGAAAATACGGCTTTGCTTAAAGACAATGTTTTGTTTGTTAACGATTTAAAGTTTAAACTGGATCAGTTATATCCGCATGATTTTAAAAACGAAAAGCTCAATTTTGAAATTTTAGGAATGAACCTAACGCTGAAAACCCATAACAATGTACCGTATTTATTAGCAGACATAGATAGTTTTATTGATAACTGGCGTGAACCGGGAATGCCTGTAACATTGGTTTTGAGACCAAAAAACAATACCGTTTCTGCTCAGGACGAAGCACTGCTTTTAGCATTAGCATCGCAAAAAGCAGAGTTTATTAAGGTATATCCTGTGCCGTTTAATGAGCAGTTATATATTGCCTTTGATTTAAAAGAACCTGCCCAAGTACAGCTTAATCTTATTAGCGTAGCCACGGCACAAACACAAAAAGTTGCGGTAACAAATCTTGAAGCGGGAAACCAGTCCTTTACAGTAGATACAGCAAATTTATCCAAAGGCTTTTACATTGTACAAGTGCAGGAAAATAGTAAGGTACACACCAGAACCATAATAAAAAAATAA
- a CDS encoding transglutaminase-like domain-containing protein has protein sequence MIKIFTITFLLVSYTFFSQSISQFDVLKVNLEKTVLNHYQFDSEKQEAARFLISNMDIHYSENYNWVDKSDAIIDFNEFNYPNLEIAVKAFKKLQDSIQITPKVYKIMDVNLITPELLIKNINLAFHVWKNNPWSKSYDFKTFCEYILPYRSLTEPLEDWREDYSVLVSGAVNTVTNKEDPVDVATQTILALKNFRFLDSRPDPIAYLSPAQLLFRREGACNDLANLTLLACRSVGLAITFDFTPFYGASSKRHFWDTVIDENGKHIPFNGNCFGNPKGLPYAYNATEKRLAKVFRKTYSIQKNTLAFLQDTLSIPKGFLREKNILDVTAEYVPTAKIICPVAAANKDTIGYLNVFNLTKWNVIDWGKRVNNTIEFENAGTKIVYLPSFYNSNTQKMNYAHYPIFLDQDKKQQLLRPDYSKTFSYNISRDKTIKGPTLDFNSFEVFENEIFKLYVWDNGWKKIEEAKAQNDFIRFSKIPDNGLFLVLCPKSNGYERIFRINSQTKQIEWY, from the coding sequence ATGATAAAGATATTTACAATTACTTTTTTGCTGGTTTCTTATACTTTTTTCTCGCAATCGATTTCGCAATTTGATGTTTTGAAAGTTAATTTAGAGAAAACCGTTTTAAACCATTATCAATTCGACTCAGAAAAGCAGGAAGCTGCGCGGTTTTTAATTTCAAATATGGATATTCATTATAGCGAAAACTATAATTGGGTAGACAAAAGTGATGCAATAATTGATTTTAATGAATTCAATTATCCTAATCTGGAAATTGCTGTAAAAGCTTTTAAAAAACTACAGGACAGTATACAGATTACTCCGAAAGTTTATAAAATAATGGATGTTAATCTGATAACTCCCGAGTTATTAATTAAGAATATTAATCTGGCTTTTCATGTATGGAAAAATAATCCGTGGTCGAAATCCTACGATTTTAAAACTTTTTGCGAATACATTTTACCTTACAGAAGTTTAACAGAACCTTTAGAAGACTGGCGTGAGGATTATAGCGTTCTTGTTTCCGGTGCTGTTAATACGGTTACTAACAAAGAAGATCCTGTAGATGTAGCCACTCAAACAATTTTGGCTCTCAAAAATTTTAGATTTTTAGATAGCCGCCCGGATCCAATTGCTTATTTGAGTCCTGCACAATTGCTTTTTAGACGTGAAGGCGCCTGCAACGATCTTGCGAACTTAACCTTGCTCGCCTGCAGATCTGTAGGTCTTGCCATAACTTTTGATTTTACGCCTTTTTATGGAGCATCTTCCAAAAGACATTTTTGGGATACTGTAATTGATGAAAACGGAAAACATATTCCGTTTAACGGAAACTGTTTTGGTAATCCTAAAGGTCTGCCTTATGCTTATAACGCAACCGAAAAACGCCTAGCAAAAGTTTTTAGAAAAACCTATTCTATCCAGAAAAATACGCTGGCTTTTTTGCAGGACACGTTATCAATACCAAAAGGTTTTTTGAGAGAGAAAAATATTCTCGATGTAACGGCAGAATATGTTCCTACAGCAAAAATAATTTGTCCGGTTGCAGCTGCAAACAAAGATACTATTGGTTATCTCAATGTATTTAATCTCACTAAATGGAATGTAATTGATTGGGGAAAAAGAGTCAATAACACTATTGAATTTGAAAACGCAGGTACTAAAATAGTGTATTTACCGAGCTTCTATAATTCAAACACACAAAAAATGAATTATGCTCATTATCCAATTTTTTTAGATCAGGATAAAAAACAGCAATTGCTGCGTCCTGATTATTCAAAAACTTTTTCGTACAACATAAGCCGTGATAAAACCATAAAAGGACCAACACTTGATTTTAATTCATTTGAAGTATTCGAAAATGAAATTTTTAAACTCTATGTCTGGGACAATGGCTGGAAAAAAATCGAGGAAGCCAAAGCACAAAATGATTTTATCAGATTTTCTAAAATACCGGACAACGGATTGTTTTTAGTGTTATGCCCAAAAAGTAATGGTTACGAGCGCATTTTTAGAATTAATTCCCAAACAAAACAAATAGAATGGTACTAA
- a CDS encoding sodium/sugar symporter produces the protein MNQNLAFADYAVFIIYFIVVASYGYTIYHKRKKDEQDAKAYFLAEGNLTWWAIGASLIASNISAEQFIGMSGEGFFLGIAVAAYEWIAAIALIIVAVWFIPVYLKNKIYTMPQFLKTRYNESTALIMAVFWLFLYVFVNLTSILYLGAVAINGLAGGEYLHVIMVGLAVFALFISLGGMKVVAYTDVIQVAVLIIGGLVTSYIALTTVGQYFGVGENAIAGFKVLMREAPEHFKMIIPKPTATSSQLDIDKYLTFPGLLSYLAGIWIINLNYWGCNQYITQRALGADLQTARTGILFAGFLKLLMPLIVMLPGIAAYVLYQNGHLPQLVGGKDGAYSAVLTFLPTGLKGLSVAALTAAIVASLAGKVNSISTIYTLDIHKKYIQKDAGEKQQVNIGRIAVFAAMLLAVLFTWNDVLGIGGVGGFTYIQKYTGFISPGVFAMFILGMFWKRTTGAAAIVGVILGFLLSVLFNEYAPALFGNETLLYTAYNNGKGGFEIPFHICMGLSFFFTTLAMVAISFAGPKINPKAFELDTEMFKVKPQTTVLIVITVLAIIALYVKFW, from the coding sequence ATGAACCAGAACCTTGCTTTCGCAGATTATGCGGTTTTTATTATCTACTTTATCGTAGTGGCATCCTACGGTTATACAATTTACCACAAACGTAAAAAAGACGAACAAGATGCTAAAGCTTACTTTTTGGCCGAAGGAAATTTAACCTGGTGGGCAATTGGAGCATCTTTAATCGCCTCAAATATTTCGGCAGAACAATTCATCGGAATGAGCGGTGAAGGTTTCTTTTTAGGAATTGCCGTTGCTGCCTACGAATGGATTGCTGCTATTGCTTTGATAATTGTAGCCGTTTGGTTTATTCCTGTTTATCTTAAAAATAAGATTTACACAATGCCTCAATTCTTAAAAACACGTTATAACGAATCGACTGCATTGATTATGGCCGTTTTCTGGTTGTTTTTATATGTATTTGTAAACTTAACTTCGATCTTATATTTAGGTGCTGTTGCGATTAACGGTCTTGCCGGAGGAGAATATCTTCATGTTATTATGGTAGGATTAGCAGTTTTTGCCTTGTTTATTTCTTTGGGAGGAATGAAAGTTGTAGCTTATACTGATGTTATTCAGGTTGCTGTTTTAATCATTGGTGGTTTAGTAACTTCATACATTGCATTAACAACTGTAGGACAATATTTTGGCGTAGGCGAAAATGCTATTGCCGGTTTCAAGGTTTTAATGAGAGAAGCTCCGGAACATTTCAAAATGATTATTCCAAAACCAACTGCGACTTCATCTCAACTTGATATTGATAAATACTTAACTTTTCCTGGTTTGCTATCTTACCTTGCCGGAATCTGGATTATCAACTTAAACTACTGGGGTTGTAACCAATATATTACTCAAAGAGCTTTGGGCGCTGATTTGCAAACTGCCCGTACAGGTATTTTATTTGCAGGTTTCTTAAAATTATTAATGCCTTTAATCGTAATGCTTCCTGGTATTGCTGCTTATGTTTTATACCAAAACGGACATTTACCTCAATTAGTTGGAGGAAAAGATGGCGCTTATTCTGCTGTATTAACGTTCTTGCCAACCGGTTTAAAAGGACTTTCGGTTGCTGCATTAACGGCTGCAATTGTAGCTTCGTTAGCCGGAAAAGTAAACAGTATTTCTACGATTTATACTTTAGATATTCATAAAAAATATATTCAAAAAGACGCTGGTGAAAAACAACAGGTAAACATTGGTCGAATTGCTGTTTTTGCTGCAATGCTTTTAGCTGTTTTATTTACATGGAATGACGTTCTTGGTATTGGCGGTGTTGGTGGATTCACCTACATTCAAAAATATACCGGTTTTATTAGCCCTGGAGTATTTGCTATGTTTATTCTGGGTATGTTCTGGAAAAGAACAACAGGAGCGGCTGCTATTGTTGGGGTAATTTTAGGATTTTTATTATCTGTTTTATTCAACGAATATGCACCTGCTTTATTTGGAAACGAAACTTTATTATACACAGCTTATAACAACGGTAAAGGCGGATTCGAAATTCCGTTCCATATTTGTATGGGATTATCATTCTTCTTTACAACATTAGCGATGGTTGCTATCAGTTTTGCCGGTCCAAAAATTAATCCAAAAGCTTTTGAATTAGATACAGAAATGTTTAAAGTAAAACCTCAAACAACTGTTTTAATCGTAATCACCGTATTGGCAATTATTGCGCTTTACGTTAAATTCTGGTAG